GGACGAGATGGAATGCTGGGTAGGGTAAGGGAGAAGAATCTGTAGGAGGTAAAGGTGTAGGTGGTAGTAATGTAGCAGGGAAAATGGGATGGGGAGAAATAGGAGAGGATAATATAGGTGATAAAGGTGGGGAGAATATGTCTGATGTGGGGTTATGAGGAATTGTGTGAGGAAGGGGAGAAGGTTTTAATGAGACAGATTGCATGAGATAAGGAGAGGGTAGAGTTAAAGGAAGAGGAGGGGATGTAGGGGTGGTTTGTTGATGAAAGGGAAAAATATGGTCATGGAATGTAACATCCCGAGATAAGAAAGCAAACTTGGTATTGAGATCAAGCAATTTGTAGCCGTATATACCAAAGGGGTAGCCGAGGAAAACACAATGCCGACCTCTTGGATCATTTTTTGGCGATTGTGGGAGAGGGTGGAAGCAAAGCAAAGGCGCCCCAATATTCTTTTATGAGAGTATGTAGGAAGCTTGTTAAACAAAAGCTCAAATGGTGTTTTAATGGACTAGGAATGCGATTAATAATGTAAGTAGTTGTAAGGATGCAATCTATCCAATACAAGAAAGGAAGGTTGGATTGAATTTTTAAGGCTCGGGCTATGTTTAATAAATGCTAGTGTTTACATTCAACCtttccattttgctgtggagttttCACACAAGTTCTTTGATGAATAATGCCTCAGTTGTTCAAGAATTCAGTCATTTGAAATTCAAGACCATTATCATTGCGAAGGATTTGAACTTTGGTGTGAAATTGAGTGTTAACCAAATTGCAAAAAGCCTCGATACATTTTATGGTATCATATATGGTCTTAAGCAAATATATCCAAGTACTCCGAGAATAGTCATCAacgattgttaaaaaaatatttggtgCCATCATATGTTGTAATGGAATGgggtccccatatatcacaatgtatGAGTTCAAATATGGCTTTACTTTGATGAGTACTATCAGGGAATGGGAGGCTATGATGCTTTGCAAGTGGGCAAATAAGACAGGGTTTTTTTATCAGAAACAGTACAAATATGATTACTAATGCAAGAATCTTTGACTACATGTATTTTGAAAGTAGGAGTGTGACCCAACCGACAATGTCAGAGATCAGAGATCAAATTCACATCCTTGAAAATTACtaaaatagaaatttttttgTGTAATGAAATGGAAAAGTGGTCGAAAAGAGCTATAAGAGGAACTTGAACAGAAATCAGATTGTAAAGTCCAGCTTTCATCTCACCTATGCCAATCGTGGTTCATGACAAAAGGTTTTGAATAAAACAAAATTGTGAAAGGAAAAGGACACAACAAGAGAAAAAGTTGATTAGTTGTTTGACAGAAACCAAATTGAAGTGAAATGAAAGGACACATAAAACATTGTGCAAAGTTAATTTCGGGTGGTTGATATGGATAGTGCCAATGTGGGAAACAGGGGTTGTTTGGCCATTGGGTAGCTTAACAACAAATGAAATAGAAGATGTTATTGAAGAAAAGAAGGAGGTGCTACAGATCATATGATTTGTAGCTCCTGTGTCAATTAACCaaggagtgtgtgtgtgtgtgaagatGAAGAGATACCATTCATGGTGGGTGGGTGTGAACAATCTACCTGGACATTATTGGCTGCATGCGTAGCAATGGAGGCTTTCGTTGGTTGTAGTAGAGCCAACAACTTCTAGTATTGATCCTTAGTGAGGGTCATCTTGGCATCTGAAATATCTTTTTCTTGGTCGAGAGAGGACATGTTAGTAGATGGATTGTACTGCTTGTTTTTGTCATGAAACTTGTGGCCTAGTGGATACCCTTGCAGTTTATAGCACTTTGCAGTTATATGTCTTGTCATATGACAATGGGTGCAGGTTGGGGGTTGAGCATTTCCAACTTTGAAACAAACATCAAGAGTGTGGCCTTGAATTTTGCAATGGGTGCCAAATGGTATTTCTCGTTCGAATGATTGGGGAGATTTAAGTGAGGATTTGTATGGTGAGTAAGGTCGATTAACAACAAGTGCCATAGATTCAGTAAAAGGGAGATTAGGCACCATGAGATGTTGCATTTCCTGCTGTTGAACCATAGAAAAAAATTTGTTTATGGGAGGTAAGGGGTCCAAGATCATAATCTGATCACGGGTGGCATTGAATGAATCATTAAGGCCCATAAGAAATTGGATTACACAATCCCTTTGATATCGATCAAGAAGAACAACCAACTTGCCACAAGTACAGTCAAGCAATGGATCATACAAAAGAAGCTCATACCATAGAGTCTTAAGTTTGCCAAAATAAACAGAGATGAAATCATTGTCCTGAGTTAAACATGTTAATGCCTTTTTGAGTTGAAAAATGTGATGACCATTCGATTGAGTGAATCGTTCTTGGAGTTCTTTCCAGACTTCAGTAGCATTATCCACAAAAGCAATACTGGATTTGAGAGAGGGATTTTTGGAGTTATGCAACTAGGAGACCACCAAGTCATTGCATCGCTCCTATGCATCAAAAAAGGGGTCCAAGGTTGATTTTGGTTTAGAGAAGGTGCCATTAATAAGACCAAGTTTATTTTTGGCACGAAGAACTCTGCACATGGCTCTCGATCAAGTAGTGTAGTTTTCGAAAGTAAGTAGGTCAGGGACTAAGAGAAGAGATGGATTGTCTCCATGGtctgttaggaccggaggagcctataggtgggcttgatacacatgggtgaacaccaacttgacccaaaagcttaagcctattagatcttgggctcaaccatgtatataaacacctatcatccactctaattttccaatgtgagacaaactcacaagtggaattctcaataatctcTACCTCACTTGtgacttgtgagttccaaccgctCCCCTTTGAACGGAAATCATCTCCCTTCTGGGAGTAAGCACAATTctccaacaattgctcaagtgggtcttaccactgaCACTTTACATGcatcggattgcattccacgtgcctccgaaccaatcctacctttcacgtcttgaccctattcagatccatctgcagcctagatgatccttattggccttaaccatacacttggtcctccaactattagcacgtcaggagaattaacttcacATCTCGACCTTTTACGATGTGGTTCacctagagttacgaaccgtcggctctgataccacttgttaggaccggaggagcccatgggtgggcttgatacacatggatgaataccaacttgacccaaaagcttaaacctattaggtcttgagcccaaccatgtatataaacacccatcatccactctaatttttcaatgtgggacaagtttacaagtagaattctcaataTGGTCAAGTCAGTAAGGATTGGTTGGGTTGGAGAAATCCAGAAAAAGGGATTTGGATGTGTTGGAAGCTTCACTAGCCattgaaaaaaaatgtggaaTTCTTACTCTAAACCCTACTCTAAATCCATGTCAGAATAACAAGGGAAGAAGCACGGAAGAGAAAAAGACAAAGACGAATTGCTGGGAATTCTATTGCATAAATTGCATTGCATTTTATGTTGTACATGATGCTGCAGCTTTACAAATGGAACAAAGACACCTCAACTAACCAACCAAAGAATATTCTAACGCCATATACCTAACTTAACAATATCTAAAATTACATAATGGTACAAAGACACCTCAACTATGAATGAGACTATTATTTAGTAAATTTCCTGAGGTACTGAGGTATAGGATGTGGCTGCATATCAGCATTTTTGAGGATGCCACGATGCAAGAGATAAGCTGATGTTGGActgcatttttttttctcattctttGACTCAAATCTCAAATGCCATCACTTTCCACTATTAATATAAAAAGCTTCCATCTACTAAATGTAATTTAGTCTGCAGATTCATTCATAGATccaatcttcccaagaacccgtacaagattctctctctctctctctctctctctctctctctctctctctctcctttgaaATAAAAAGAGCATTTGTTTTTGTATATAGGCTTATTATGCCTTAAAGGGGGAACACTTCAATTCAAAAATTTCCAGATCACACCTATGATTTTGTTTTGCTCTGCAAATGCCACCAGCAAAAAACCTAAGCAAAATAACATACCTTTTTGTACATAAAAACAAGTAACAGTGGTCATACAAAAACTGGGCTTTTTGGATTTACAACTCAAAaacacaaaacaaaacaaaacgaaCCATCACATGTTTTATGTACATTTAATACCATAGAACTAATCACTATTCAACCACACCTCCCGAAGGAGTTGATACCTCACAGCATTCCGACCGCTATTTTCCTTAGATACCCACTTGGGCTTGGCTGCAGCAGGAGAAGATCGAGAACTATCAACGATGATTGAAGTCAAGGGTGAATCCAATTCATCGAGCTCATCATCACTGGTGTACGATTTCCTAAGCACCGAGGAACCGCTTCTTCTGAGCTGAGTTTGGCTTCCGGACTCTCCAAGAATGCCTGCAAGGGAAGCTGCAGAAGGCGGCAGATATGCTGCAGGAGCTGCCATGCATGGAAAGTCTGCCACGACATCTTTCATGGTTTCAACAGAATCCTGAAATGATTAAGGTGTTGATAAACTAGTACAAATAGAGAAAATTGGTATTCTGATCCTCACCAAGTGTATCTGCGGTTTAGAATAATCATTGCAAGCAACAATGAAACAGCACGCAGCCACAAGTAGGAAAACTATGATCCAGATCAACTAGACGAACTCAATATGAAGAATATTATCGTGCAAGCACCATAATTTTTTACTCAAATTGCACATTTATTCACTGGTTCAGGATCCCCACATAATTGACTTCATGAAGAAGCAAAAACACACTAGGCTCTTTGGAACTGTAATTTTTTCTATCGTCATATTTTCCAGGAGAAATTATCTTGCAAGTCGCACCATTTTTCACTTAAATCTCCTGTGTTCACACCAAAAAAGTACTCTCTTTTTGGAACACACAGAATAGAGATTAGCTAACAGAGCTAACCTGCAACTTTGACACAGATAATTGTATGAGAAAACAAAAATTGGGAGTTTGGGAAGTGACTAACCTCCGAGTCCAGGGCTTCAAGAACCACCTCTGGAATTGGGTCAGGGCAAAACTCATCAGGGACAAAATTGCTTAGAACCCTCCTGATCAATGGTGCACCAAATGTTGGACATACCTATGAAAATAGAAAGCTAGCACTGTAACTATGCCCAGAAAAATTACTGACTGTGATGACTTGAAACTAGATTAAAGGGTGAGTAGCAGGTCTAAACCTCTTTTCTTATGGACCTACTTAGCAGCATGTCCTTTGGAAGCATCATAAGGTCGCTTAACGCATTAAGGAGGTGGAAAGACTTGAAAGATGTATCATGTTTGTCGCCATCATCATCACATTCATTCTCAGTTTCAAACGAATCATCATGATCAATTCCAAAAAGGTCGGTCAGCCATCTGGACCAGTTCCCAATCTGTAATCCACAAAACAGAAACAGGAAAAATCATTTAAGAACAGCAACCATAATTTAGTTTTATTTTAGAACTAGACACAATGCATTCAAAACTTTGCATTGCATTTGATACTGCAACCTGATGTGCATCATAGGATGTTAAGCATTCTTCTGAAGGAAATTCTCAAAAACTAGATAAATATTAGGACTACAAATCCAGAATTTAAAACTTTAATCTGTCTTACATGCAAAATCCATTCCAGTAAAGAGAACCAATGTAATTAATAttgataataaagtaataaagatcAGCTATGAATCTGGGAAATGGAAGCTCCTTACCACACACAAGTGAGAGAATGACAAGCACCTACCAATACTCTACAATCTGCATTAAAATTAGCCTGAGAAAAATTAGAATTCAGTCGCTTACTGCATTTTTCAGTTGTGCACCAGCTCCGAAGCTTGATTTTCCAGATGGCACAGGAAGAACCCTGGGATCAGTGATGGGGTCCGAAACAGGATCAGTTGGGATCTCATCAGAAGATTCCCGAAGAATGGCATTGAACATCGCCACATCTAATCTAGCCACACACTGTTCCATTATCTGtaaataagacagaataaatgCTAATATTAAATTTTGGAGGTCTGAAATTAATATTATCTGCTTATATACACAATCAAACACAACTATCAACAACACGACAACTAAATATATTGATAAAAGAGTCTTTTGCTTAATGTACAATACGCGCGCGCGCGCGTTTTAAGCGCGCACCAAAGAGCAAACTGTACTTGAAGATGGTAGGCAGTGCACCTCAGATAGAAATGCCAGATAGCTAGGATATTAGAATAGGGTTCTAACTAGTTTAACACAGCAGGACCCTGGTCAAAGAAATCCTATGCGTGCCAACTCTTCCAAATCCATACCTCAATTACACGAGATGGTCTGGACCACAAACCAACCCACCAGATTATGGTTAAAATCATTATCTCTGGGGTTTCTCCAACATTAGAGAACTAAATCAGCTGTGAGACACTCATTGATGCCTACATCAATGAAGGGGCGAGAACTAGCATACACAAAATAAAGTTAATTTAACTGAACTTCTAAAATAACAAGAGGTTCCCCAAACTAAATATAAAAACCTAGctacaatataaatatataaaagttCTTCATTCATGGTTCTCCATCACTATTACTTGAGGACTGAATGTCAACCATGAAAGAACTGAACAACACAGCCATATTCCCACAGAGAATGTTCAGACCAAAGTTCCTAAAGGGATTTGCTAGTCTAAGAGTCTAAGACTGCAACTTTACTAGAGCTCTGGAGTGAGGGCTGGGAAGCTGGgataaactgtatttttttagGAGTTTTTTGCGGATCAGTTATACCTTACTCAATTTTACATTATTCACTCATAAGCATTCCTATCTCATGCACTTTGAAATTTTAGATTCACAGATTTccagttttattttaatttttatttccatttttattttaatattttgtacAGAGATTTTTAAAcaatagataaaataaaaataaacacatTATCAAGAAAAACCATATCAACATTTTTGCAGAAAGTTTCTACAAAGTTCCTTATATGCAATGTTGGAGATTTACATATTGAAATATCACCTCCATTTTTCTCTATCTGGCCATGTACATATTAAAGGAAAATATATAAGGATTTACCAATCTAGTCAACGCAGGCAAGCAGCCACACTCATGCCCTCCAGCTCGAACAGGACAAAGCCTTTCACAAGCATCCTTGAATGCCTTCTTCCACAGGTCTAGTGAAAAGTTCCCTTGTTCTTGATCAGCGGAACAGGGCATCCTTCTACAGGTTTTCCCTGAGCTAGTGCCTGGACCTCTATCTATTGCCTTTGCAGCCGTGGACTGCATGTGTGGAGTCAGAGTCTAGGGAAGAAAAACAGAGCAATGTCAGATAAATTTTATAATTCATTTTAATACCAGCAAGCCCTTTTATACATTCAATGAGCCTTTTATCAAAGAAAAGCCAGGGGAGGTGGACTTATTACCTGCCACCAGATGGACTCAATGATTCGGGAAAATATCCAAGCTTCAACCTTTTCTAGGCCAGATGTAAATGCGTGTTGGTCCTCCCAGTCACTAAAACTTTTGTATATATCCCTTTTGTTCTCTTTCTTGCTGGGAGTGGACTCCTTCCATGTCAACTGAGCTGATCGTTTGTTGTTTCCATTTTCACCACTATTCTTTACAGTACGAGGTCCAGCAGAAAGTGGAGGCTGTGATTTTCCAATAGCTCGGCTTATAATTGCTCTCAGCATGACTGAATTCGACAACCAAAATGTCAACCTGCATATAGTGTGAAAAAATAGATTTCATTAGAATACTCCTGCaacattaaaaataaatgaaGTTTTATGGCCAGCTTAAAATTGAAACAGATAGAGAGTAACATGAAAAAACCAGCTTCTAACCACCAAACCCAGTCTCACACCCCAATTTGGACCTGGACTAACATTGTCACTTCCAGCTTATTTTTCTCTGATGGAAAAGATGGTTAGAAAAATGCAAAGGCGCTATCAGTTCTTTCGGGTGATATACATTTGGTAAAACCTTAGTGCTGGAGTGGAATGCTCTCAGTTATTACTGCAGATTCAACGAAAAATTAATATTTGGTCCCCTTGAAGAAAAATCAAAACTGTTCTCCATGACCAACTTGGCGTTCCAGAAACTTGGAATATCATTTTGGGACATTGACACTGGTTACGATGTTAAAAAGAATTATCAAGGAAATGGAGGTAATAATGAACTTTTACCTTGGGACATCATTTCCGCATGCTTTTGCGACTAAAACTAATCCTGAAACAGCACTTCTAGCCACGCTCGCTTTCCTTGGTTGGGAACTTTCTCTGCAAGCATGGAGATACAGCCGTGAAAGGCGTCTGGCTGGAGCATGAACCTTACTCATGGAACTTCCATGCTCAGCAATGACAGAGTACAGAGCAACCTCAATGGCGGCAGCTTCTCTTAACTCTCCCTCAAGCATCTTTATTCTGTATTCCAATTGCTGGATTTTACCATCAGATAATGTATTTTTTGTCTCCTTTGAATAAATCTTAGCATCTCTTCTTTCATTGCTTACTGAGTTCTTTGCACCACCTTGTGCATCTATTGGGACACGAATTTCCCCTACTTCATCTGTAATCTGGTTACTGTTTACCAAGCCATTGCTTCTAGCGGAGTCTAATGGTGATCGAACGGATTTCACATGTTTCAATCTATCATTATTCAGGATGTTGCTTCTCATTCCAAGATTTTTACTGCTAAAGGAAAGTGTATCACTTCCCAGTGAGACCTGCTTTCTGGCAGAATCTTGTGAAAATATATCTAATGGCTCATCTTCCAGAGACTGATTTTCATCTTTTAGACTTTGTTTTCCACTTTCCTGTTCCTTCTTTCTATCTTTGCCCTCCATAGAACCACAATTAATATCAGTGGCGCTTGCAGCCTCTTCTGGCCCAGTTCTTTTAGGCATCACCGCTTTCCCATTATCCTCTGCATAGATTTGAGAATCAGCAGAGCTTGAAAAGCCCAACTTTTCCAGCATCTGGGAATTGGTATTTGAGTGTGCTTCTTCGAATGAACTGTTTGACATGTTTCCCTTCTCGTTTTCTTGAGCATTAGTGCTGATTGCACTTCTGCCATTAGGGACCTTTCCATGAACCTCCTGAGTCAAATCCTCATGGTAACTGTGCTTCATCGTGGCACTGGAGGTTTCCTCCACAGCTTCGCTGATTATAGATGAGGAGAAAGATTGAAAGCTATGGACAACATTTTCTTGGGAAAACAATGCTAAATTAGAATCAGTGCAGCTGGATGAAGAATCATGATTATTTATTGGGCTCCCCCCGTCAGAAGATAAGTCTACTATTGACGAGCACGATGAACTACCCTTCAAATTTTCATGTGGTTCAATCACAGTCTCTGTTTTTGAAGTCAAAGCATGCTCCTTATTAAACCCTCCTGTGCAATCCATCACTGTTTTTGATCCATTCTGCATTTAATACCCATTCTTAGTTATCTCAAATTATGAAATGCAgggattaagaaaaaaaaattaagttcaccAACCAGGTTGACCTCAAGGGGATGGGTAACCCCTATGCAATTGTTTGTAGATTACTGTTGATAAATTTTATTGTAATGAACTATCATCAGGATATCTAATGCAAATTTTGACATAATTCATCTATCTGCTCGCAGTGGGGATTCAATGAGTTAATCACCCAAATCaaatgcctctctctctctctcatgttcatGCAAAAGGTTTAGAGAGAAACTTGTGAGTACAACTTATGCTGCTACGACAATTttgctaataatgataagaaaaatatatatgttattGCTATAAATTTTATTGTAATGAACTATCATCAGGATATCTAATGCAAATTTTGACATAATTCATCTATCTGCTCACAGTGGGGATTCAATGAGTTAATCACCCAAATCaaatgcctctctctctctctcatgttcatGCAAAAGGTTTAGAGAGAGACTTGTCAGTACAACTTATGCTGCTACGACAATTttgctaataatgataagaaaaatatatatgttacTGCTATATTGTTCATGCTTTATCAAGATCTGGGCAAAGATTTTTGTGCCAGATCAACTTATTGATAGCAGAATCAAACTCAACTTCCGCCATCACTAAGAGAATGTAAGAAAAGGCAAGTACAAGTACCTCTTTATTCTGAGGGGAACCCCCATTTGAAGATCCAACAGTCACAGAAGAGTTCCAGGAGGCATCATCATCAGTAAAAGAGGCAACCTCAGCTTCCTCGGCATATTCTTCATTCATCAATTTAGAAACAGATTCTCCACCATTCTTGTCCAGCACTGCTTCTTTCTGTGGGGTGTCCTTCGACAAGGAGCCCGGGCGACCCTTATCAACGAACTGGATATTAATAAACAGAACCGGTTGAGCAGTGTTCCTAAAATTTCTCTTGCAGTTCATAGGAGCGCTAATGCTTAAGCTCTCTCTGAACACACCATACTCTGCCAAGTCTATTATAGCAGTTCCCAATAATTGGCCCTTCACGGTCTTATCCCTTCGAGGTTCATACAAGTTGAACTCTAAACAATTCTTTTGGAaaacatctgaatccccacccTTGATAGACATGTCCCTCAACAGAGTCACAGGGATTTTGAAAGATTCATTGAATTCAATTTTCCCATCCCCAGTACCAGAACCGAGTGAAGGGACAACGGGGCTGGTAGACCCAGAACTACGCTCACCATTTTCCCACTGAAGTAGGACCGAACGGAGGGATCTCAGTGACTGTGAAGGGGGCCAAGGCTTAATCTCCCGAACATGAATTAGATAATCAACTTGAACTGAGGGACTCCTCCGGTTCTTCGTCCTCAGTCCTAGAACCATGGCTGCACAAATGCTGCAGTTCCTTCAATCAGGATTTCAAATGGCAACGAGTCTACAACTTTATAAAATTGCAAGgctcctaaaacccaaaaaaaaaaaaaaagaaacaatcaGTCAACAAAATACAGATGAGAATGAATCCAGAATGAGAAACGTGCTTTCTTCAAAGCTCTTTGAGGGTTAAAAAGAATTTTATCCGCTTTAGCTGTTGATGAAATGCAGAACAGAACTTATAATGTTCAAATTTTCATTACTTAATGACACAAGGAAACAACCAGGCTCCATTCCATTACTTTCCCTTTCTTCTCTCTTCTGTACGCAAAACAGACCGAAAAACCAAAAGAAATTGCTCTCTCCTAATTCCATTTTATCAGCGACCAAATGTGTGAATATACGCAGTTGCAGATTAAGAATTAAAAGCACCAGCTTTGAACACGGCCccaaaaaaaacagaaaacagaagaagaaagagaggacccataaataaattttttcacATGATGCAATTCTCTTATTATGATCATACTAAAATGGGAAATTTCCGGGGGAAAGTGGTAGAATCTTCTGAtattaaaagggaaaaaaaaaaccaaagaggagaaaataacataaaaagttttccaaaaaaaataaaaataggcaCTGCAAGAGCATTAAATAGAAGCGTGAGCATGAACAAGCAATCAGCAAAACggagctcagaaaacataaaacCCATATGTTGGAAACCCATTTTAAGCTCAAACATCCCAGCAATGGCCGCCGTTAACAACCAGCGGGTTCAATCCCAGCAAAGCCAAACCGCAACATTTTCTTCAGTCACTGAACAGTGCTGGGACTTCGATCTACTGATTTTGCATCAGATCCATTAACATTGGAAAGCAAACAAATCCATCACAATGCAATACCAAATTAccgaaaattaaaaagaaaatctaCTGAATTTGGGCAAAAATCAGCTTATGTTTCATCAGTTCCTTACTGAAAAATCAGCAAAAAATGACGAAAATGTAAGAACGCATACCCAGAAATTAACAGCAGAGGACTCCGCGAAATGCACGAAGGATGAAAAATTGATGATCAATCATTACTTAGAAATACCAGAGTCACAGACTCAACTCGTGCAGTGAATTAAACTacacacaaaataaaaataaaaataaaaataagagaaaagaatTTCCATAACTTAAAAGAGTGCTCGTCTCGCCGAGTCAATTCTGATACCGACAAGGAAAACGGCGTCGTTCCCGAGGACTCCTCCTTCGAGACGACGCGAGTCCTCGAGAACGACGCCGT
This Malania oleifera isolate guangnan ecotype guangnan chromosome 11, ASM2987363v1, whole genome shotgun sequence DNA region includes the following protein-coding sequences:
- the LOC131167383 gene encoding uncharacterized protein LOC131167383, with the translated sequence MVLGLRTKNRRSPSVQVDYLIHVREIKPWPPSQSLRSLRSVLLQWENGERSSGSTSPVVPSLGSGTGDGKIEFNESFKIPVTLLRDMSIKGGDSDVFQKNCLEFNLYEPRRDKTVKGQLLGTAIIDLAEYGVFRESLSISAPMNCKRNFRNTAQPVLFINIQFVDKGRPGSLSKDTPQKEAVLDKNGGESVSKLMNEEYAEEAEVASFTDDDASWNSSVTVGSSNGGSPQNKENGSKTVMDCTGGFNKEHALTSKTETVIEPHENLKGSSSCSSIVDLSSDGGSPINNHDSSSSCTDSNLALFSQENVVHSFQSFSSSIISEAVEETSSATMKHSYHEDLTQEVHGKVPNGRSAISTNAQENEKGNMSNSSFEEAHSNTNSQMLEKLGFSSSADSQIYAEDNGKAVMPKRTGPEEAASATDINCGSMEGKDRKKEQESGKQSLKDENQSLEDEPLDIFSQDSARKQVSLGSDTLSFSSKNLGMRSNILNNDRLKHVKSVRSPLDSARSNGLVNSNQITDEVGEIRVPIDAQGGAKNSVSNERRDAKIYSKETKNTLSDGKIQQLEYRIKMLEGELREAAAIEVALYSVIAEHGSSMSKVHAPARRLSRLYLHACRESSQPRKASVARSAVSGLVLVAKACGNDVPRLTFWLSNSVMLRAIISRAIGKSQPPLSAGPRTVKNSGENGNNKRSAQLTWKESTPSKKENKRDIYKSFSDWEDQHAFTSGLEKVEAWIFSRIIESIWWQTLTPHMQSTAAKAIDRGPGTSSGKTCRRMPCSADQEQGNFSLDLWKKAFKDACERLCPVRAGGHECGCLPALTRLIMEQCVARLDVAMFNAILRESSDEIPTDPVSDPITDPRVLPVPSGKSSFGAGAQLKNAIGNWSRWLTDLFGIDHDDSFETENECDDDGDKHDTSFKSFHLLNALSDLMMLPKDMLLSRSIRKEVCPTFGAPLIRRVLSNFVPDEFCPDPIPEVVLEALDSEDSVETMKDVVADFPCMAAPAAYLPPSAASLAGILGESGSQTQLRRSGSSVLRKSYTSDDELDELDSPLTSIIVDSSRSSPAAAKPKWVSKENSGRNAVRYQLLREVWLNSD